From the Phyllopteryx taeniolatus isolate TA_2022b chromosome 16, UOR_Ptae_1.2, whole genome shotgun sequence genome, one window contains:
- the LOC133466613 gene encoding ER lumen protein-retaining receptor 2 isoform X2: MVFTTRYLDLLTSFISLYNTCMKVIYIGCAYATVYLIYVKFRATYDGNHDSFRVEFLVVPVGGLAVLINHDFSPLEILWTFSIYLESVAILPQLFMISKTGEAETITTHYLFCLGLYRTLYLFNWIWRFYFEGFFDMIAIVAGVVQTVLYCDFFYLYVTKVLKGKKLSLPA; encoded by the exons ATGGTGTTCACCACACGCTACTTGGACCTGCTCACCTCCTTCATCTCGCTCTACAACACGTGCATGAAA GTGATCTACATCGGCTGCGCGTACGCCACCGTCTACCTGATCTACGTCAAGTTCCGGGCCACCTACGACGGAAATCACGACAGCTTCAGGGTGGAGTTCCTGGTGGTACCTGTCGGGGGTCTGGCTGTGCTCATCAACCATGACTTTTCCCCGCTTGAG ATCCTGTGGACGTTCTCCATCTACCTGGAGTCGGTGGCCATCCTCCCGCAGCTCTTCATGATCAGCAAGACGGGCGAGGCGGAGACCATCACCACCCACTACCTGTTCTGCCTGGGCCTGTACCGAACCCTCTACCTTTTCAACTGGATCTGGCGCTTCTACTTCGAGGGCTTCTTCGACATGATCGCCATCGTCGCCGGCGTGGTCCAGACGGTCCTCTACTGCGACTTCTTCTATCTTTATGTCACCAAAG